The DNA region GCAGCAGCACCGGGATGATGCGGGGATAGACATGCATCAGAGCTCCACCTCCGCGAACTCTCGCAGGATCGCCAGACCGAAGCGATGGCTCTTTTCGGGATGGAACTGAATCCCGATGACGTTGTCGCGCTCGACCGTCGATGCGAACCGCGTCCCGTAGTCGGTCCATGTCAGCACGTCCTCCTCCCGATCGGGCTCGACAGCGAAGGAGTGTACGAAATAGTAGCGGCCTCCGTCGGTCAGCGACGGGGCAAGCCGAGATGGCTTGGCGGATGAGACGGTGCTCCAGCCCATGTGGGGGATGAGGAGGCGGCGGCCGTCGACGACATCGGGGAATCGCCGAGCCCGCCCGGAGACGAGTCCGAGACCGGGGAGGACCCCTTCGTCGCTGCCGTCCATGAGCAACTGCATTCCGAGGCAGACTCCTGCCAGCGGCACTCCGCGATCGCGTGCCGCCCGGACGATCACGTCACTCAGGTTGCGAACGCGCAGCTGTTCGACGGCACGGTCGAAGGCACCCACTCCGGGGAGGATGATGCGTCGCGCAGCGGCGATGGTAGCAGGGTCGCCAGACACCTCGGCCGACCGCCCCACCTTCGCAAGCGCGTTACGGAGAGAGCCGAGGTTGCCGA from Microbacterium sp. zg-B185 includes:
- the hisH gene encoding imidazole glycerol phosphate synthase subunit HisH produces the protein MTAPDVTIVDYGVGNLGSLRNALAKVGRSAEVSGDPATIAAARRIILPGVGAFDRAVEQLRVRNLSDVIVRAARDRGVPLAGVCLGMQLLMDGSDEGVLPGLGLVSGRARRFPDVVDGRRLLIPHMGWSTVSSAKPSRLAPSLTDGGRYYFVHSFAVEPDREEDVLTWTDYGTRFASTVERDNVIGIQFHPEKSHRFGLAILREFAEVEL